In Candidatus Defluviilinea proxima, a single genomic region encodes these proteins:
- a CDS encoding S8 family serine peptidase — protein MPEVNLEVAMQRTDFRRCWWGGISLLIMLVLVFSSFGLAGASHMQLADPPLDQVVVKLKPGVAIGTVLTRYNATLLGTIPETNLYFLHLSGGQTVNQLLPSLNIDQDLFYAEPNYYIDGAPGGGAIMFGARMAPLAEAIMFGARGDLTATPVGGANQWAWDKIGLPDAQKISRGQGIVIAVLDTGMAPDHLFLNSNITEGYNFVSMNTEIYDRGNGIDDDSDGMTDGFVGHGTHVSGILVTEAPGIQIMPIRVLNSEGVGTYWEVSAGIKYAVDHGADIINMSMSAPRLTPSLKDALDYAASHGVIVVSAAGTGTGPNYPAAYSNSLALGVGATDENDALAWFSGGQVADTDIYAPGANIYSAYPYNGYAIASGTSMSAPVVAGEAALLMSRYPEWAPAQIVQRIIAKTNPISGSPVGRVNLSKALNNGLEADYLAGDYGSINDNNIKPRIRLVNNTPEDIPLSELKARYWYTVDANQSQTLNCDYATIGCGGVTGTFVNIPSGSTNLTTASDTYLEVGFTTDAGHLSAGGQADLYLRINKTDWSNYVETNDYSFDGTKTVLSRWDHITLYRNGTLVWGVQPSNGQAGVTQTASAVATNTVTKTATTIPSTATKTATVAAITATKTATAIPPTATIAVTATVAKTATAIPSTATKTTTPVPPTPIASSDTVKIQYMSGATTASSPAIAPKLILFNTGNTSIPLNELKVRYWYTADGAQPQSYWCDFAIVGCANISAQFVTMQTPKASASHYLEISFTSGAGSLAAGSNTGQIQNRFSKNDWSNYTQTGDYSFDASKTQFADWNHITVYRNGVLIWGVEP, from the coding sequence ATGCCTGAAGTAAATCTGGAGGTTGCCATGCAAAGAACGGATTTTCGTAGGTGTTGGTGGGGGGGCATCAGTTTGCTGATTATGCTTGTGCTAGTCTTTTCATCCTTTGGATTAGCTGGCGCAAGTCATATGCAATTAGCTGACCCGCCGCTGGATCAAGTTGTGGTTAAGCTCAAACCCGGTGTAGCGATCGGCACAGTCCTGACTCGTTACAACGCTACTCTTCTCGGAACGATTCCCGAAACCAACCTTTATTTTCTACATCTTTCTGGTGGACAAACTGTCAATCAATTACTTCCCAGTTTAAATATTGATCAAGATCTTTTTTATGCCGAACCTAATTACTACATAGATGGTGCGCCTGGTGGCGGAGCCATCATGTTTGGGGCGCGTATGGCTCCTCTAGCCGAGGCCATTATGTTTGGCGCACGCGGTGATCTGACTGCCACCCCAGTAGGAGGAGCTAATCAATGGGCATGGGACAAAATCGGTTTGCCCGATGCACAAAAGATCTCCCGCGGACAGGGCATCGTTATCGCTGTTCTCGATACCGGCATGGCGCCCGACCATTTGTTCCTCAACAGCAATATCACAGAGGGATATAACTTTGTTAGCATGAATACCGAAATTTATGATCGCGGCAACGGCATTGACGATGACAGTGACGGCATGACAGATGGGTTCGTCGGACATGGCACACATGTTTCCGGCATTCTTGTCACAGAAGCGCCGGGCATCCAGATCATGCCGATCCGCGTGCTTAATTCCGAAGGAGTGGGAACCTACTGGGAAGTTTCAGCAGGCATTAAATACGCGGTAGATCATGGTGCAGATATCATCAACATGAGCATGAGCGCGCCACGCCTTACGCCATCACTGAAAGATGCGCTCGACTATGCCGCATCACACGGCGTGATCGTTGTATCCGCCGCAGGCACAGGCACAGGCCCCAACTATCCAGCCGCATATTCCAATTCACTTGCGCTCGGAGTGGGAGCTACCGATGAGAACGACGCTCTCGCCTGGTTCTCCGGTGGGCAGGTGGCCGATACAGATATCTATGCTCCCGGTGCAAACATCTATAGCGCTTATCCCTACAACGGTTACGCAATTGCGAGCGGTACATCCATGTCGGCACCCGTTGTTGCCGGTGAAGCGGCCCTTCTCATGTCCCGTTACCCCGAGTGGGCTCCTGCACAGATTGTTCAACGCATCATAGCCAAAACCAATCCCATTAGTGGAAGCCCTGTCGGTCGCGTTAACCTCAGCAAGGCCCTGAACAACGGGCTTGAGGCAGACTACTTGGCCGGCGATTACGGGTCCATCAATGACAACAACATCAAACCACGTATCCGCCTTGTCAACAACACACCCGAAGATATTCCACTCAGTGAGCTCAAGGCACGTTATTGGTATACAGTGGATGCCAATCAGTCACAAACTCTTAATTGTGACTATGCAACGATCGGATGTGGAGGTGTTACTGGGACTTTCGTCAACATCCCAAGTGGAAGCACCAACCTGACAACCGCATCAGATACTTACCTTGAAGTTGGTTTCACTACTGACGCCGGGCACCTCTCTGCTGGCGGACAGGCTGATTTATATCTGCGTATCAACAAAACCGACTGGTCGAACTACGTAGAAACAAACGACTACTCATTCGACGGGACGAAGACAGTCTTGTCACGATGGGATCATATTACGCTATATCGCAACGGGACTCTGGTTTGGGGTGTCCAGCCATCGAATGGTCAAGCCGGTGTCACTCAAACTGCAAGTGCGGTTGCCACTAATACAGTCACGAAGACCGCAACAACTATTCCTTCAACAGCAACCAAAACGGCAACCGTTGCCGCTATTACAGCTACTAAAACCGCTACGGCCATCCCTCCAACAGCGACAATTGCTGTTACCGCAACAGTCGCCAAAACTGCTACGGCTATTCCTTCAACGGCTACAAAGACAACGACTCCGGTCCCGCCCACACCAATAGCATCCAGCGATACGGTCAAAATACAATATATGTCAGGCGCGACAACAGCATCCAGTCCAGCTATTGCACCCAAACTGATCCTGTTCAATACCGGCAACACCAGTATCCCGCTTAATGAGCTAAAGGTTCGCTATTGGTATACAGCCGATGGCGCACAACCGCAAAGCTATTGGTGCGACTTTGCAATCGTCGGCTGTGCAAATATCTCAGCCCAGTTTGTGACCATGCAAACCCCAAAGGCCAGCGCGAGTCATTATCTTGAGATCAGCTTCACGAGTGGAGCAGGCTCCCTCGCGGCCGGATCAAACACAGGTCAAATACAGAACCGCTTCTCCAAGAATGATTGGAGCAACTACACCCAAACCGGCGACTATTCCTTTGACGCATCCAAAACCCAATTTGCAGATTGGAATCACATCACTGTCTATCGAAATGGGGTATTGATCTGGGGTGTTGAACCGTAG
- a CDS encoding CHAT domain-containing protein has product MNKTELLEALLTASDIQARLFLLKGNPDAVHVDIVYALKEQADTIERDDARRSLEIGQIAEEVAEYINDDEACALAIWAQANAHDSLAELEAAVQCYERAAQLFNSAGKPLDAARISIGHMFTLMKLGQFDQALALAESARIVFIEQQDTLYLAKLDMNLGNIHYSQGQYALAVESFERATTAFTSLGENFYAAMSKINQANSLLPLDDFLLAEQLHEQARPVFEEADLRTAAASVDYDLALLQYARGNYAKSFQTYERARAAFSSLNSQVNLAMTDYGESDLYLDLNLPDEALRLARQAEQAFAELGITYELARSKANHALALARLGQREKAIILLAEAQKLFLSLGNDAWGAHTDIQRAEVLGQDGQYDMARSLTTKAAQSYEKLGMKTRQAYAHILAATFWADNRQWEQSLQELQIAKQILGDMPAPWLTQRIDTGLGRVYEGMGKIEQAIAYYKKAVGNIEQMTAALAIEEHRTAFVADKLAPYEALVTLHAPANPSLAFTWAEQAKSRALVNLLSAGVRPKLRISDEMDAHRAERLQEIRDELNWLYTRLTRGVAPGETGVPAASPETWAKIDEREQEATSIWRNLRGRHTEELSLIREAPLTPADVQPDLPKDTLLVEYFIARGQITAFLITPSEVRSYPAIASTAEVLNLMEKLSFQFSKFQYGTGYYQRHKTVLLQNTQDILSELGQKLIGPFWNELSKASAIIVIPHGPLHALPFQSLRLDNRYLIETHAVSYAPSASVLKFCWKKSTPFTKQHPYSGKPLLVGVPDERISHVTTEVNTIANIFGEADILLGEQATLEHVNQAISDCGVFHLAAHGLFRPEAPLLSSIRLFDQWLAVQDIYNLNLKATLVTLSACETGLGHDAGGDDLVGLVRGFLYAGAVSLIVSLWTVNDEAMTRLVTEFYFQWLSGHSKVEALRKAQISLLKEYEHPYYWSPLILIGSEK; this is encoded by the coding sequence ATGAATAAAACAGAATTATTAGAAGCTTTACTCACCGCGTCCGATATTCAGGCGCGGCTTTTTCTTCTAAAGGGGAATCCTGATGCCGTGCATGTGGACATCGTATACGCGCTCAAAGAACAAGCGGATACGATCGAACGTGACGATGCTCGTCGTTCGCTCGAAATCGGACAAATCGCAGAAGAAGTAGCCGAATATATTAATGACGATGAGGCCTGTGCGTTGGCAATATGGGCACAAGCTAACGCACATGATTCTCTTGCCGAGCTTGAAGCCGCCGTGCAATGTTACGAACGCGCGGCCCAGCTTTTTAATTCCGCAGGGAAGCCCCTGGATGCCGCTCGCATAAGTATCGGTCACATGTTTACTTTGATGAAACTTGGGCAATTTGATCAAGCGTTAGCCCTCGCTGAATCCGCCCGTATTGTATTTATCGAACAACAAGACACACTATATCTCGCCAAACTTGACATGAATCTAGGCAACATTCATTACAGTCAAGGACAGTATGCTCTAGCAGTGGAATCCTTCGAGCGTGCAACTACAGCATTCACATCTCTTGGCGAAAACTTTTATGCGGCAATGAGCAAGATCAACCAAGCGAATTCATTGCTTCCACTGGATGATTTTCTATTAGCCGAACAATTACACGAACAGGCAAGACCAGTATTTGAGGAGGCAGACCTCCGCACCGCCGCGGCATCAGTGGATTATGATCTTGCTTTGCTCCAGTATGCTCGCGGGAATTATGCAAAGTCTTTTCAGACTTACGAGAGAGCACGCGCCGCTTTTTCCAGTTTAAATTCGCAAGTAAATCTGGCTATGACCGATTATGGGGAAAGTGATTTGTATTTGGATTTAAATTTGCCTGATGAAGCTTTACGGCTCGCTCGACAGGCAGAGCAAGCTTTCGCTGAGCTGGGCATAACATATGAACTTGCTCGTAGCAAAGCAAATCATGCACTGGCTCTTGCGCGTTTAGGACAACGTGAAAAAGCCATTATCTTATTGGCCGAAGCTCAGAAATTATTTCTTTCCTTGGGAAATGACGCGTGGGGGGCACATACTGACATCCAGCGAGCAGAAGTCCTTGGGCAGGATGGTCAGTATGACATGGCGAGAAGCCTGACTACAAAAGCCGCCCAATCATATGAGAAGCTCGGTATGAAAACCCGGCAGGCTTACGCACACATTCTTGCAGCTACTTTTTGGGCAGATAACCGCCAATGGGAACAGAGCTTACAAGAGTTACAAATCGCAAAACAGATACTGGGAGATATGCCTGCTCCCTGGTTAACTCAACGTATTGATACTGGTTTGGGACGTGTTTACGAGGGGATGGGAAAAATCGAACAAGCCATTGCGTATTATAAAAAAGCCGTGGGCAACATTGAGCAAATGACAGCAGCGTTAGCAATAGAAGAACATCGCACTGCATTTGTGGCAGATAAACTCGCTCCCTATGAAGCACTTGTGACTCTTCATGCACCAGCAAACCCATCTTTGGCCTTCACGTGGGCAGAGCAAGCCAAATCGCGCGCATTGGTTAATTTATTATCTGCTGGGGTTCGTCCCAAATTGCGGATTTCCGATGAAATGGATGCCCATCGGGCGGAACGCTTACAAGAGATTCGAGATGAGTTGAACTGGCTTTATACACGTTTGACTCGTGGCGTTGCACCAGGGGAGACTGGTGTCCCAGCGGCTAGCCCGGAAACCTGGGCCAAAATTGATGAACGAGAACAAGAAGCCACTTCCATCTGGCGTAATTTGCGAGGCCGCCATACTGAAGAACTTTCTCTGATTCGAGAAGCACCCTTAACACCTGCAGATGTTCAACCTGATCTTCCAAAAGATACACTTCTTGTAGAGTACTTTATTGCTCGTGGCCAGATCACTGCATTTCTCATTACTCCATCTGAAGTTCGGTCTTACCCAGCGATCGCTTCAACCGCCGAAGTTTTGAACTTGATGGAAAAATTGTCGTTCCAGTTTTCCAAATTTCAGTATGGCACAGGCTATTATCAACGACATAAGACTGTACTTTTACAAAACACCCAGGATATATTGAGTGAACTGGGGCAAAAATTGATCGGGCCTTTTTGGAACGAATTATCAAAAGCAAGTGCCATCATTGTTATTCCACATGGCCCATTGCATGCCTTACCCTTCCAATCCTTGCGTCTGGATAACCGTTATCTTATCGAGACGCATGCCGTATCCTATGCACCAAGTGCATCTGTGCTGAAATTTTGCTGGAAAAAATCCACTCCCTTTACAAAACAACATCCATACTCCGGCAAACCTTTACTTGTAGGGGTCCCAGATGAGCGTATTTCTCATGTGACTACTGAGGTCAATACCATTGCCAACATCTTTGGAGAAGCAGACATCTTGCTTGGCGAACAGGCAACTCTTGAGCATGTCAACCAAGCCATATCAGATTGCGGTGTTTTCCATCTCGCTGCTCATGGATTATTTCGTCCCGAAGCACCCTTACTTTCATCCATTCGTCTTTTCGACCAGTGGCTGGCAGTACAGGATATTTACAACCTCAACCTGAAAGCAACCCTTGTCACGTTAAGTGCTTGCGAGACCGGGCTTGGTCATGATGCCGGAGGAGATGATCTGGTTGGGTTGGTACGAGGTTTTTTATACGCTGGAGCTGTTTCCCTGATCGTGAGTCTTTGGACAGTTAATGATGAAGCAATGACTCGCCTGGTCACAGAATTTTATTTTCAGTGGCTGTCTGGGCATTCCAAAGTTGAGGCTTTGCGCAAGGCGCAGATTTCATTGCTCAAAGAATATGAACATCCATATTATTGGTCACCGTTGATACTGATAGGAAGTGAAAAGTAA
- a CDS encoding sigma-70 family RNA polymerase sigma factor has translation MSIQPFALLPDTELVEACLKGEGQAWETLLIRYQRLIYSIPLRYGLPEHDANDIFQNVCVLLWENLKKIRDRERLGAWLVITTRRECWRMLRQVKQKESSLDAGMLDENLSGGIRSEDVFLELEKQSVVHAAIGTLELPCRDLLTLLFYSDPRPAYSEISQSLNVPEGSIGPTRYRCLEKLMKILEGMGFADA, from the coding sequence ATGAGCATCCAGCCTTTTGCCCTTTTGCCGGATACAGAACTTGTTGAAGCATGCTTGAAGGGGGAAGGCCAGGCTTGGGAAACCTTGCTTATACGGTACCAGCGTCTGATCTACAGCATCCCTTTGCGTTATGGTCTACCCGAGCATGACGCCAACGACATCTTCCAAAACGTGTGTGTCCTGTTATGGGAAAACCTGAAAAAAATCCGTGATCGTGAACGCTTGGGCGCGTGGCTCGTGATCACCACTCGCAGAGAATGTTGGCGAATGCTCCGTCAGGTCAAACAAAAAGAATCTTCCCTTGATGCAGGAATGCTGGATGAGAATTTAAGCGGAGGCATACGGTCGGAAGATGTATTTCTCGAATTGGAGAAGCAATCTGTGGTCCACGCGGCGATCGGGACCCTGGAACTGCCCTGCCGCGATCTGCTGACTCTACTCTTCTACTCTGATCCGCGCCCGGCCTACAGCGAAATCTCCCAAAGTTTGAATGTCCCAGAGGGGAGCATCGGCCCTACCCGCTACCGTTGCCTGGAAAAACTGATGAAAATACTGGAAGGCATGGGCTTTGCAGATGCCTAA
- a CDS encoding lipoprotein → MKRIILLALIAALLTACSAGAETSSSGVQAWLDQPVNGTVLPLGAFTLKAHARHTSGSGVNKVEFLVNGISIGAVDTDTAAPIVYAETTWNASTPGEYLISSRAYAGAESTESASVRVCVSDKVQAPTTYQSGSCADPILGAFPVPTEDGPTPTPGSAPFVEMKAEASPSYVYYGVCPPSNPTLVNFNVYVADPGAVLTIRVGYSLLDASGTVITTGGVETTSPGVGGPTNYLLSLDMNTATAGIGALVTQLEFTPEGLDVLGNLVTAATPHRISVEKCASSVTSSDSATITVPPPTIAPPTAVPPTFTAMPPADTTGPDIKNLYHSAPVYYGSCGSTFTMQALGVTDPSGIASVIFGYRYEGSSTSGYNTISGTPIGNGTYELIIDNNASNQAYNTLQGANGFIRWYVQAQDNAGNTTTINDQVGELLYCPG, encoded by the coding sequence ATGAAACGGATCATTCTTCTTGCTTTGATTGCCGCACTTCTTACGGCGTGTTCTGCCGGAGCTGAAACTTCATCCAGCGGCGTACAAGCCTGGCTAGACCAGCCCGTTAACGGAACAGTTTTACCTTTGGGTGCATTCACGCTCAAAGCTCATGCACGTCACACATCCGGTAGCGGCGTGAATAAAGTTGAATTTCTTGTCAACGGCATCAGTATCGGCGCTGTGGATACCGACACCGCCGCGCCCATTGTGTATGCCGAAACCACATGGAATGCATCAACACCGGGAGAATATCTCATCTCCTCGCGCGCCTATGCAGGTGCAGAATCCACCGAGAGCGCATCAGTTCGCGTCTGTGTTTCAGATAAGGTCCAAGCGCCAACAACATACCAAAGCGGCTCTTGCGCAGACCCGATCCTCGGCGCCTTCCCAGTTCCCACCGAAGATGGACCAACCCCAACTCCGGGCAGTGCACCGTTTGTAGAGATGAAAGCCGAAGCATCGCCAAGTTACGTCTACTACGGGGTTTGCCCGCCTTCCAATCCGACGTTGGTCAACTTCAATGTATATGTTGCCGATCCCGGAGCCGTGTTGACGATTCGCGTCGGCTATTCCCTGCTCGATGCTAGCGGAACTGTGATCACCACAGGCGGCGTGGAAACTACATCTCCGGGCGTGGGTGGTCCCACCAATTATCTTCTGTCGTTGGATATGAACACAGCCACAGCCGGAATTGGAGCCCTTGTCACACAACTCGAATTTACCCCGGAAGGCTTGGATGTTTTAGGGAATCTTGTTACAGCGGCTACGCCCCATCGCATCTCTGTAGAAAAATGCGCTTCCTCCGTGACCTCGTCTGATTCAGCGACAATTACAGTTCCCCCGCCGACAATTGCTCCACCGACCGCAGTTCCGCCCACATTCACAGCTATGCCACCAGCCGATACGACAGGACCAGACATAAAGAACCTGTATCACAGTGCGCCCGTCTACTATGGAAGTTGTGGAAGCACATTCACCATGCAGGCGTTGGGTGTTACCGACCCATCTGGTATTGCATCAGTTATCTTTGGGTACCGTTACGAAGGCAGTTCCACAAGCGGATACAACACAATATCTGGCACACCCATCGGAAATGGAACCTACGAGCTAATCATTGATAATAACGCGAGTAACCAAGCCTACAACACATTGCAAGGTGCAAACGGCTTCATCCGCTGGTATGTACAAGCACAAGACAACGCCGGTAACACCACCACGATCAACGATCAAGTTGGTGAGTTGCTTTATTGCCCCGGGTAA
- a CDS encoding AAA family ATPase translates to MPSAHALRIFLFASPRLEIEGKSFPLPQREVLLRLFVRLTLQADTAIPRKSLAFSLWPEESESDALANLRRHLYLLRNALPESLQESLIITTQTVSLQLPMGTWVDVVAFEKETTSLPEMKAAAELYVGDLAQELETDDFLFHRREELRARYLTLLKNLGQASLEAEDYESAVRWTHKLINQDSWDEEAVRLYMTAESFLGNRAAALTTYKTLEDKLLREIGVQPVTETIALYRDILHNHLPRHTQRKKQVEWPPFVSRENELTLLSNALNAIQEGHGGFVFINGPAGVGKTALTREALHRSHNPKSVRLFWGNCQITDTEHPYSLWKQIFNATAPLLARRTDISAEWLNHLLLLAPDLHLLRRDLILPTRSDAVELRTAMWQGLYALAENQPLIIVIEDAHWMDIDSLNFLRELAEKATANSPILFLITHRTQNPPLVLLEIKRMLRRKRSAVDISLQAFTAIETRQFLEASLGLITFPAETATDVFQYAQGLPLLLREAAQLLRKQSRVQPSTDKMPSLRESFRLRLDKLDPATREMIEAAAILGVSFSDNELRTVLKWSPEAYAAALDVLQSENLLLETVSSTQDEYSFPHHLIHEIILNEIPVIRATTLQAQVALALERVHVDETGFAAEIAGHYEQAGVSLPAARLWLKHAQESIDLAAFDAGLEAITRAESLLGDTGLDTQEIRAQATLQRGVIALYQGHGESALSLMEQAVLQARPFPSLFSNALSMQAYALYTRDNNEAAYRSASQAVDLSMTLNDIANTVRALNIRAMSVLMLGRSSEAVNDLQQALSLLEKHQIIATAQTVQSLNHLGTALVFSQNYVQAQEILNRTAQLAGQGGMRRIEAAALTMLGQIALNCGRYEQSIRIYDRAIEVAGESYLPGMWGKFVGRGWTYALSGNLIAAKADFERGLTIASRVESQYGQLLTQIYLAYTALAAGEPAASLPALEAEAVLLNLYPVVLLACNVQAQLWRLLGDLERANEAHTRALTAAHNCNVPQFIQWSRLQGLYSQSVLSESSQGNEIDQEELQALHQVAINSGEVPGRSLARLTEASRLFRIERFAEALSVAQHALTLARSCPDQPLIGESLLLIARLHTKLGEQSQADACYAEVCSLAKSAFAPLRLGVRETEDHSLRDTLIKSLL, encoded by the coding sequence ATGCCTTCTGCTCATGCCTTGCGAATTTTCCTATTCGCTTCTCCGCGCCTGGAAATTGAAGGTAAGTCATTTCCCCTTCCTCAACGCGAAGTGCTTTTACGTCTATTCGTACGTTTAACACTTCAAGCAGACACGGCCATCCCTCGTAAGAGTCTTGCATTTTCACTATGGCCTGAAGAAAGCGAATCGGATGCGCTAGCCAACCTAAGGCGACATCTTTATCTTTTGCGAAACGCCCTGCCCGAGTCATTGCAGGAATCTCTGATCATCACAACCCAAACCGTATCTCTGCAATTACCGATGGGAACCTGGGTCGATGTGGTCGCTTTTGAAAAAGAGACAACATCATTGCCCGAGATGAAAGCCGCCGCAGAATTATATGTGGGCGATCTGGCACAAGAACTCGAAACCGATGATTTTCTTTTTCATCGCCGTGAAGAACTGCGCGCTCGCTACCTGACCCTTCTAAAAAATTTGGGGCAAGCCAGCCTTGAAGCTGAAGACTATGAATCTGCAGTTCGCTGGACACATAAATTAATTAATCAAGACTCATGGGATGAAGAAGCGGTTCGGCTGTACATGACGGCTGAGTCCTTTTTAGGGAACCGTGCCGCAGCCCTGACAACTTACAAAACCCTTGAAGATAAGCTACTCCGTGAGATCGGCGTTCAGCCCGTGACGGAGACAATTGCGCTATACCGTGACATCTTACATAACCATCTTCCACGTCACACTCAGCGCAAAAAACAGGTTGAATGGCCGCCATTTGTCAGCCGCGAAAACGAATTGACTCTACTGTCAAATGCTTTAAATGCTATTCAAGAGGGACATGGGGGCTTCGTCTTTATCAATGGACCGGCAGGCGTAGGGAAAACTGCCCTCACTCGTGAAGCCTTGCATCGCTCGCACAATCCCAAGTCCGTGCGGTTGTTTTGGGGGAATTGCCAGATCACGGATACAGAACATCCCTATTCGCTGTGGAAACAGATATTCAATGCCACAGCACCCCTGTTGGCACGTCGCACTGATATTTCGGCAGAGTGGTTAAATCATCTTTTGCTTCTAGCGCCTGACCTGCATTTGTTACGTCGCGATCTTATTTTGCCCACTCGCTCTGATGCGGTTGAATTACGCACAGCCATGTGGCAAGGACTATATGCTCTCGCGGAAAACCAACCGTTAATCATAGTCATCGAAGACGCGCATTGGATGGACATCGACTCGCTCAACTTCTTGCGCGAACTGGCAGAGAAAGCCACTGCAAATTCGCCGATCCTTTTTCTGATAACGCATCGTACACAAAACCCGCCGCTTGTTTTACTAGAGATCAAACGTATGCTACGCCGCAAGCGGTCAGCGGTTGACATTTCGCTACAGGCATTTACAGCCATTGAGACTCGCCAGTTTCTTGAAGCATCACTGGGGTTAATCACATTCCCTGCAGAAACTGCGACCGATGTTTTTCAATATGCCCAAGGTTTGCCTCTCCTTTTACGAGAAGCCGCCCAACTTTTGCGCAAGCAAAGCCGGGTACAACCATCAACAGATAAGATGCCATCGTTACGCGAGTCGTTTCGTCTGCGGCTCGATAAACTTGACCCTGCAACACGGGAGATGATCGAGGCGGCGGCCATTCTAGGCGTTTCTTTTTCAGACAATGAACTTCGGACAGTTTTGAAATGGTCACCTGAAGCCTATGCTGCGGCACTGGATGTATTGCAATCGGAGAATCTTTTACTGGAAACTGTATCATCCACTCAAGATGAATATTCGTTTCCTCATCATTTAATCCACGAGATCATTCTGAACGAAATCCCTGTTATTCGAGCAACAACTCTGCAAGCTCAGGTTGCTCTTGCACTCGAACGGGTCCATGTGGATGAAACCGGTTTTGCCGCAGAGATTGCCGGACACTATGAACAAGCCGGAGTATCCTTGCCTGCCGCACGTCTCTGGTTGAAACATGCACAGGAAAGTATAGATCTCGCCGCCTTTGATGCCGGACTTGAGGCGATCACACGCGCTGAATCACTTCTCGGTGACACTGGGCTTGATACGCAGGAAATCCGCGCTCAGGCGACCCTGCAACGAGGTGTGATTGCACTATATCAAGGTCATGGAGAATCCGCGCTCTCGTTGATGGAACAAGCCGTTCTTCAGGCACGCCCCTTTCCATCTTTATTTTCAAATGCCCTTTCCATGCAAGCGTATGCCCTCTATACGCGAGATAACAACGAAGCCGCATATCGTTCAGCCTCACAGGCGGTTGACCTTTCCATGACATTGAACGATATTGCCAATACCGTGCGCGCGCTCAATATTCGAGCAATGAGCGTACTCATGCTGGGGCGATCAAGTGAAGCTGTAAATGATCTACAGCAAGCACTTTCCCTTTTGGAAAAACATCAGATCATAGCTACAGCACAAACGGTGCAAAGTCTCAATCATCTTGGCACAGCATTGGTTTTTTCGCAGAACTATGTTCAAGCGCAGGAAATCCTAAATCGGACGGCCCAGCTTGCAGGTCAAGGTGGGATGCGCCGTATTGAAGCCGCCGCCCTGACAATGCTTGGTCAGATCGCATTGAATTGTGGACGGTACGAGCAATCCATCCGAATCTATGACCGCGCAATAGAAGTGGCAGGTGAATCCTACCTGCCGGGAATGTGGGGAAAGTTTGTAGGGCGCGGCTGGACGTATGCATTAAGCGGAAACCTTATTGCGGCAAAAGCGGATTTTGAACGTGGGTTAACTATTGCGAGTCGCGTCGAAAGTCAATATGGGCAGTTGTTGACACAAATCTATCTGGCATACACAGCCCTTGCCGCTGGGGAACCCGCCGCTTCACTCCCTGCTTTGGAAGCGGAAGCGGTTCTATTGAATTTGTATCCGGTGGTACTACTTGCTTGCAATGTACAGGCTCAACTCTGGCGTTTGCTCGGAGATTTAGAACGAGCCAATGAAGCTCATACACGTGCGTTGACCGCCGCCCACAACTGCAATGTGCCACAATTCATTCAATGGTCAAGATTACAAGGGTTATACAGCCAAAGTGTTTTGAGCGAATCTTCGCAAGGGAATGAAATTGATCAGGAAGAATTACAAGCTCTGCATCAGGTGGCAATCAATTCTGGTGAGGTGCCCGGACGCTCTTTGGCACGATTGACTGAGGCATCCCGATTATTTCGCATTGAGCGTTTTGCCGAGGCGCTTTCCGTTGCCCAACACGCACTGACGTTGGCACGTTCCTGCCCAGATCAGCCGTTGATTGGAGAAAGCCTTCTTTTGATAGCGCGCTTACACACAAAACTTGGTGAACAATCTCAAGCCGATGCTTGTTATGCTGAAGTTTGTTCATTAGCGAAATCTGCGTTTGCTCCATTGCGATTGGGGGTAAGAGAAACAGAAGATCACTCCTTGCGAGATACACTTATCAAAAGTCTGTTGTAA